The Bacillus sp. Y1 genome includes the window ATGAAGGAAAAATTACTTAGGAAGAAGTTAGTAATAACAATAGTAACAGCATTAGTCGGACTAGCTATTATCGCTGGTATTCTCTTATCAACAAAAGATAGTGTAGTAGCAACGGTAGGAGATGCGTCCATCTCAGAAGATGAACTCCAACAGACTTTGTTAGATCAGTATGGAGCAGATGCACTTGATGTGTTAATTACAAACAAATTAATTGAGCTTGAAGCGGATAAACAAAAGATTACGGTATCAGATGAAGAAGTTGAAGAGGAACTTGCCACATTGGCTGAATCATATGGCGGTGAAACTGCTCTTGAAGAGGCAGTTGTAGCGACTGGAATGACAATGGACGATGTTCGAGACGATATTATTAATTATATTAAAACCGAGAAACTGATTGAGCCAAGAATTGAAATTACAGATGAAGAGTTACAAACATATTTTGATGAAAATAAGGATACTTTTGCTACAGCTGAACAAGTACAAGCAAGCCATATTTTAGTTGCTGATGAAGCAACTGCTAACGAAGTCAAAAGTAAACTAGATGCAGGGGAAGACTTTAGCGAATTAGCTAAAGAATATTCAACAGATACAACAACAGCAGAATCTGGTGGGGACTTAGGATACTTTAGCAGTGGTGATATGGTAGCAGAGTTTGAAGAGGTTGCATTTGCACTTGGTGTGGATGAGATTAGTGCTCCTGTAAAAACGGAGTATGGTTACCATATAATTAAAGTTGTCGATCATCAGGAAGCGAAGGAAGCTAATTTCGAAGATAG containing:
- a CDS encoding peptidylprolyl isomerase, yielding MKEKLLRKKLVITIVTALVGLAIIAGILLSTKDSVVATVGDASISEDELQQTLLDQYGADALDVLITNKLIELEADKQKITVSDEEVEEELATLAESYGGETALEEAVVATGMTMDDVRDDIINYIKTEKLIEPRIEITDEELQTYFDENKDTFATAEQVQASHILVADEATANEVKSKLDAGEDFSELAKEYSTDTTTAESGGDLGYFSSGDMVAEFEEVAFALGVDEISAPVKTEYGYHIIKVVDHQEAKEANFEDSKEEITDTLMNDKMSTEYTVWLEELKEEYEITNNLEA